One region of Mus musculus strain C57BL/6J chromosome 15, GRCm38.p6 C57BL/6J genomic DNA includes:
- the Ddn gene encoding dendrin — protein MLDGPLFSEGPDSPRELQDEESGSCLWVQKSKLLVIEVKTISCHYSRRAPSRQSMDIQASYWARGPQSRTCRLRPGSPEPPPRRPWASRVLQEATNWRAGPPAEVRAREQEKRKAASQEREAKETERKRRKAGGARRSPLGQPRPEPRNALRAAQPTGFPVFSRPERFGQVGRAPRPSVLPQGDPGVAWAGPWGGRRPGPPSYEAHLLLRGSAGTAPRRRWDRPPPYVAPPSYEGPHRTLGTKRGPELSRAPTSSAPVPATTRTEGGRTKKRLDPRIYRDVLGAWGLRQGRGLLGGAPGCTAARARPESCKGAIEKSSGLVAAGLNSAGDSHSQGKTTGGPGTDAALSRSAISSPPRPVPRSRQHLRGSRKGKEGSEQIWLPTCWLASPKKPPVRHSQTLPRPWAPGGTGWKESLGQREGAEHETLEVWKVTRRAHTLPRISRGPAGREGIFVIDATCVVIKSQYVPTPRTQQGQLVPSGESCSVSDSLSQPKPCHEEEGEGAAANPSVCQKRLLSSRVLNQPSEGRECEAEVGQQGDSSLEERSSSGLGFPVGEVNPRDAPTQPGSQEHPTLGPAAPVCAGSLKGSEAAGVPRRAGGGWARTPGPYAGALREAVSRIRRHTAPDSDSDEAEDLSVHSGSSDGSDTDAPGASWRNERTLPALGNTRPREGGKTAGLSDSIREIVDVISQTEEGFIREDTRKTPQGNRERE, from the exons atgCTGGATGGCCCGTTATTCTCCGAGGGGCCCGACAGCCCCCGGGAGCTCCAGGATGAGGAGTCCGGCAGCTGCCTCTGGGTGCAGAAGTCCAAGCTGTTGGTGATTGAAGTGAAGACTATTTCCTGTCATTATAGTCGTCGCGCTCCTTCTCGACAGTCCATGGACATCCAGGCCAGCTACTGGGCCCGTGGGCCCCAGAGCCGCAC GTGTAGGCTGCGCCCGGGATCCCCTGAGCCGCCACCCCGCCGACCCTGGGCCTCCAGGGTGCTGCAGGAGGCAACCAACTGGCGGGCGGGCCCCCCCGCCGAGGTCCGAGCCCGggaacaagagaaaagaaaggcgGCGTCGCAGGAGCGGGAGGCCAAGGAGACCGAGAGAAAAAGGCGCAAGGCTGGCGGGGCCCGACGGAGTCCCCTAGGTCAGCCCCGCCCAGAGCCCCGGAACGCCCTTCGGGCAGCCCAACCTACAGGGTTTCCAGTTTTCTCCAGACCAGAGCGCTTCGGGCAGGTGGGGCGAGCGCCCCGACCATCCGTGCTCCCGCAGGGTGACCCAGGGGTTGCATGGGCGGGGCCATGGGGAGGCAGAAGGCCAGGGCCCCCTAGCTACGAGGCTCACCTGCTGTTGAGAGGCTCTGCAGGCACAGCCCCAAGGCGCCGCTGGGACCGGCCGCCACCCTATGTGGCTCCACCTTCTTAtgaaggtccccacaggaccctgGGGACTAAGCGAGGCCCGGAGCTCTCCCGGGCGCCCACCTCATCAGCCCCAGTTCCAGCCACCACCAGGACAGAGGGAGGGCGCACGAAGAAGAGGCTGGATCCTCGAATCTACCGGGATGTTCTAGGAGCTTGGGGTCTCAGACAGGGACGGGGACTCTTAGGAGGTGCTCCAGGCTGTACAGCAGCCAGAGCTAGGCCAGAGTCTTGCAAAGGGGCTATAGAGAAAAGCTCAGGCCTAGTTGCTGCTGGCCTGAACAGTGCTGGCGATAGTCATTCCCAAGGCAAAACGACTGGCGGTCCAGGCACGGACGCAGCTCTCTCTAGGTCCGCGATCAGCAGCCCACCTCGTCCTGTTCCCAGGTCCAGGCAGCACCTCAGGGGgtcaaggaaagggaaagaaggaagtgagCAGATATGGCTTCCCACGTGTTGGCTTGCCTCCCCTAAAAAGCCTCCAGTTAGGCACAGCCAGACGCTCCCTAGACCCTGGGCTCCTGGAGGCACCGGGTGGAAAGAGTCCCTGGGTCAAAGAGAGGGGGCAGAACATGAGACCCTGGAAGTTTGGAAGGTGACCCGCCGTGCCCACACCCTGCCCCGCATTTCCCGAGGTCCCGCTGGTAGAGAAGGCATCTTTGTCATTGACGCCACATGCGTGGTGATAAAGTCCCAGTACGTTCCGACCCCTCGAACCCAGCAGGGTCAGCTCGTGCCCTCTGGGGAGTCGTGCAGTGTGAGCGACAGCCTTAGTCAACCCAAGCCCTGTCACGAGGAGGAGGGCGAGGGGGCCGCTGCCAACCCTTCAGTTTGCCAAAAGCGACTGTTGAGCAGTCGAGTCTTAAACCAACCGAGCGAGGGTCGCGAGTGCGAGGCCGAGGTCGGACAGCAGGGGGATTCTTCATTGGAGGAGCGCTCCTCCAGCGGTTTGGGGTTCCCTGTCGGAGAAGTGAACCCGCGAGACGCCCCCACGCAGCCAGGTAGCCAAGAGCACCCGACCTTAGGCCCAGCGGCTCCGGTATGCGCCGGCAGCTTGAAGGGCTCAGAAGCGGCTGGTGTCCCGCGGCGCGCGGGCGGGGGCTGGGCGCGGACTCCAGGGCCCTACGCCGGGGCGTTGCGAGAAGCCGTGTCCCGCATCCGCCGCCACACCGCCCCAGATTCGGACTCAGACGAAGCGGAGGATCTCAGCGTCCATAGCGGCTCCTCTGATGGAAGCGACACAGACGCCCCAGGCGCCTCCTGGCGGAATGAGAGGACCCTGCCTGCGCTTGGGAACACCCGGCCCAGGGAAGGCGGGAAGACAGCAGGGCTGAGCGACAGTATCCGGGAGATTGTGGATGTCATCAGTCAAACCGAGGAAGGCTTCATCCGAGAGGACACCAGGAAAACGCCACAGGGAAATAGAGAGAGGGAGTGA
- the Wnt1 gene encoding proto-oncogene Wnt-1 precursor, which translates to MGLWALLPSWVSTTLLLALTALPAALAANSSGRWWGIVNIASSTNLLTDSKSLQLVLEPSLQLLSRKQRRLIRQNPGILHSVSGGLQSAVRECKWQFRNRRWNCPTAPGPHLFGKIVNRGCRETAFIFAITSAGVTHSVARSCSEGSIESCTCDYRRRGPGGPDWHWGGCSDNIDFGRLFGREFVDSGEKGRDLRFLMNLHNNEAGRTTVFSEMRQECKCHGMSGSCTVRTCWMRLPTLRAVGDVLRDRFDGASRVLYGNRGSNRASRAELLRLEPEDPAHKPPSPHDLVYFEKSPNFCTYSGRLGTAGTAGRACNSSSPALDGCELLCCGRGHRTRTQRVTERCNCTFHWCCHVSCRNCTHTRVLHECL; encoded by the exons ATGGGGCTCTGGGCGCTGCTGCCCAGCTGGGTTTCTACTACGTTGCTACTGGCACTGACCGCTCTGCCCGCAGCCCTGGCTGCCAACAGTAGTGGCCGATGGTG GGGCATCGTGAACATAGCCTCCTCCACGAACCTGTTGACGGATTCCAAGAGTCTGCAGCTGGTGCTCGAGCCcagtctgcagctgctgagccGCAAGCAGCGGCGACTGATCCGACAGAACCCGGGGATCCTGCACAGCGTGAGTGGAGGGCTCCAGAGCGCTGTGCGAGAGTGCAAATGGCAATTCCGAAACCGCCGCTGGAACTGCCCCACTGCTCCGGGGCCCCACCTCTTCGGCAAGATCGTCAACCGAG GCTGCCGAGAAACAGCGTTCATCTTCGCAATCACCTCCGCCGGGGTCACACATTCCGTGGCGCGCTCCTGCTCCGAAGGCTCCATCGAGTCCTGCACCTGCGACTACCGGCGGCGCGGCCCTGGGGGCCCCGACTGGCACTGGGGGGGCTGCAGTGACAACATCGATTTTGGTCGCCTCTTTGGCCGAGAGTTCGTGGACTCCGGGGAGAAGGGGCGGGACCTACGCTTCCTCATGAACCTTCACAACAACGAGGCAGGGCGAACG acCGTGTTCTCTGAGATGCGCCAAGAGTGCAAATGCCACGGGATGTCCGGCTCCTGCACGGTGCGCACGTGTTGGATGCGGCTGCCCACGCTGCGCGCTGTGGGCGACGTGCTGCGCGACCGCTTCGACGGCGCCTCCCGCGTCCTTTACGGCAACCGAGGCAGCAACCGCGCCTCGCGGGCGGAGCTGCTGCGCCTGGAGCCCGAAGACCCCGCGCAcaagcctccctcccctcacGACCTCGTCTACTTCGAGAAATCGCCCAACTTCTGCACGTACAGTGGCCGCCTGGGCACAGCTGGCACAGCTGGACGAGCTTGCAACAGCTCGTCTCCCGCGCTGGACGGCTGTGAGCTGCTGTGCTGTGGCCGAGGCCACCGCACGCGCACGCAGCGCGTCACGGAGCGCTGCAACTGCACCTTCCACTGGTGCTGCCACGTCAGCTGCCGCAACTGCACGCACACGCGCGTTCTGCACGAGTGTCTATGA